CTTTCTGGAAAATATGCTTTTCTTTTAGAACCTACATCTGGGATATACGGAATTTGTACGTCATCAGCAACTGTGGGACCCTCGATATCACTCGGAATTGCAGACAGTGTAACTGTCTTCAGTCCTGATCCAATACTTGCAGATGCGGTGGCAACCGCTGTGTGCAACGAACTCACACCAGATGAACATTCATGTCTGGAGAAATTGCCTGAAGGAATAGACGGAATTTTTGCAGTCTTCGGCGACAAAAGTGTGATATGGGGAAAAATTCCAAGAATAATTTCTGCAACAGTAAATGAGAACTTGATCACTGCCGGGAGAATTATCACCCCCTAACAAATAATTTGAGACAAAGAATCATCCATAAAAGTTGGAGAATAATTTCAACCAGAACCTGATTGAGAGGGTCCAATTATTTATGTGAAACTACCTCAGGGGTAAATCTCATAATCCATCAAGTATATTCGGAAATCTTTCAACAACCCACGCCATGATCTGGTGAAAAATGTTTGAATCTGATTTAGGCAGAACCTAATTCTTTGAAGATCTTTTCTTGTGCCATACTTTGAGAGGCTGATTCATTCATTACTTTTCCACTGGGATCAGAAGGGACTGATCTCGCCGGACACTCCCAGAATGGATAAGCACAGGAACGATTCAGGGTCTCTTCTGAACAAACTGCTTTTCCATGTAAAAACCAGAGATAAAAGCAGTGGGGTCGGTTGCCTTTAATCGATTGGGGCTTATTAGTGGACGTATCTTCACCCTGCATTACAATAGTACCGTTATACAGCTAAGGTTAAACAACTTATCCAAAGTTGGTTTTATGCTGTCTTCTCGAAGCGAAAAATAGTTTTGGGTTGTGATAACCGGGATAAGAATATTTTCGGGTCAGTTCGAGTTTTTGTCAGCCATTTCAACATCATCAAAGACTGTAACGATGGAAGAGTCTGGTGCAGGTGTTATTATGCTGACAACATAGATTGCTACAAGGGCAATAATGAATCCGGGAACGATCTCATATAGCCCAAAGAGATTAAGTTGTTTCCAGATGAGTACAGTAACTCCTCCGCTAATAATACCTGCAAGAGCACCAGCTTTTGTCATGCGGCGCCAGAAGAGTGCCATCAACAGTGCCGGCCCAAAGGCTGCTCCAAACCCTGCCCACGCATAAGAGACAATACCATACACCAGGCTGTCCGGGTTGAGACCAAGGATTATTGCAATAATAGCAGCTACGAGCACAGATATCCTGCTAACCCAGATCCCTTCTTTTTCACTGGCATGTGGACGGAGATATGTCCGGTACAGATCTTCTGAAACAGCTGAAGAGGTGACAAGTAGTTGAGAAGAGGCAGTACTCATAATTGCAGCAAGGATTCCACACAAAATGATCCCGGCAAGGAATGAGAAGAAGATCTGATCGGTCATCACCATGAATACGGTTTCTGATGCTGAACCAACGAGTGGTTGTGATAGAAAAACTTTGCCCACAAGACCAATTGCAACTGCAGCAGTGAGTGAGAGAATAACCCATATCATCGCAACAGTCCGTGCATGAGCAATTTCTTTGGGATCACGGATTGCCATGAACCTGACAAGGATATGTGGTTGCCCAAAATATCCCAGACCCCATGCCATGAGAGAAATGATCGCTATCGCAGTTAGCGGT
This DNA window, taken from Methanospirillum lacunae, encodes the following:
- the putP gene encoding sodium/proline symporter PutP, whose product is MVNTDIGIITAFVVYLAVMLSIGALYYRKTHNVSDYILGSRGLNKYVASLSAEASDMSGWLLIGLPGLAYVSGMQAGWVALGLILGTFLNWKLVAKRLRIYTQSAGDSLTLPEFFKNRFEDKSDIIGGICAIFILIFFLLYTSAQFVSTGKLFNTVFGIDYTTALLIGSLIVVVYTFIGGFMAVCWTDFFQGLLMLFAILVVPIAAVGLLGGPVATIDSINAVNPNLLNPFTGVDGTPLTAIAIISLMAWGLGYFGQPHILVRFMAIRDPKEIAHARTVAMIWVILSLTAAVAIGLVGKVFLSQPLVGSASETVFMVMTDQIFFSFLAGIILCGILAAIMSTASSQLLVTSSAVSEDLYRTYLRPHASEKEGIWVSRISVLVAAIIAIILGLNPDSLVYGIVSYAWAGFGAAFGPALLMALFWRRMTKAGALAGIISGGVTVLIWKQLNLFGLYEIVPGFIIALVAIYVVSIITPAPDSSIVTVFDDVEMADKNSN